The following nucleotide sequence is from Phacochoerus africanus isolate WHEZ1 chromosome 6, ROS_Pafr_v1, whole genome shotgun sequence.
catggcctcaatcagtgggttaaggatctggcaatgctgtggccaattagacccctggccagggaacttccatatgctgtgggagtggccctaaaaagcaaaaacaaaaacaaacaaaaaataacttaaCGATCcacaaaagataattttattcttcaaaaacattaattaaagCATTTTTACAACACTTAAATCAGTAACTCCTAATTGAGTTATTACCATACTAGCTATATTTCTTTCCAACAACAGATCTTTGCAGACTTCTCTAGaagcctagaggttaaggatccagcattgtcattgcagtggcatgggttcaatcctttgcccaggaactttcacatgcctcaagagtagacaaaaataaatatatatttgccaTATCTAATATTTACTTGTAAAGTGATTTCACATTTGAGATACAGAAAAGTAACCAGAAATCTCTCTCTTAGGATCATCTTCAAAGGTTAGCTTCTGATTAGCTTAAACATTTATGTCActatataaataaaaagctttttttttttttttttttttttaacagctacaCCTTCAGCataatgaagttcctgggccagggacaatcagagctacagcagcaggcctatgccacagcaacactggatctgagctgcacctgcaagctacgccacagcctgctgcaacgccagatccttaacccactgagcgaggccagggatagaacccacatccctcacagaggcaatgttgacttaacctgctgagccacaacaggaactccccaaaggtcTTATAATGTCATAAAACGTAAACCATCCtcaggaaaaaattcaaaatagtcaTCACAATTCATCATACTGTTGTTTTAGGTAGAAATGCCCTTAAAAATGTCTTCTTAAaactacaaatttaaaaagacacaaatctttaattaattaaaaagggaTAATTATTTCAGGACTCCCAACCAATGTCTAGGAAAAAGTGTATTGTCTCACATTATTCCACTTCCATTGCCAAAAGCTTGGTCTTTAGGTTCCTGAACAGGCTGGATGTTAACATACAGATCCCTAATCTCCTTTCTGATGCATCTTACAGCTGCCGCCGCCATATCTTTTGCTACCTATTTtggcaaaacagaaacatagaatAAAGTAAATTAATGATGATCTTGACAATTGCTTTCAAGCCTTCAAAGacatataattaataaattttacatGCATGATATAAAAACTCAATTTTCAAGAGTAGAGAACAGAGAatcttaacaaaaattttaatgaaaagatttattaaaacattaagtgccattggagttcccgtcatggtgcagcagaaacgaatccgactaggaaacatgaggttgcaggttcgatccctgtcctcgatcagtgggttagggatccggcaatgccgtgagctatggtggtgtaggtcacagacgcggcttgtatctggcattgctgtggctctggcgtaggctggaagcaacagctctgattagtcctctcacctgggaacctccatacgccgcaggtgtggccctaaaaggacaaaagacaaaaaaaaaagtgcctttaataatttcaacatttagatgatagagttcccactgtggcacaatgggatcagtggtatctctagagcaccaggacacaggttccatcccctgtCAGCACAGCACATTagtggatccagcactgccacacctgcagcagaggtcaaaactgcagcttaatctgatccctgggccaggaacgcCATATGCCGAAgcacagacaagaaaaaagaaaaaaaaaaaacttagacgATGTGAAACTATCAAGACACACTCACACATTTAAGAACATCTAGATAACTTACTTTAAATGGCAAAACACCAGCAACAAAAGCTCTTCCATATATCTTAGTCACAGAGCCACGGTCAGTTAAATTTATTGGGTTCAACTGTTTAACTGGCGACATTCGGACAATCACTTCACCACCCCCTTTTGGGTAGTAGCCCCTATGAAAGTAAAATTAAGTACATAAATTGACTgcatgacaaaaaataaagtttgatatttacaataaaataacATGGATTGATATGCAAAAATATAATTCATGTTTGAAATTTCCAAATTATGTTTTAGATCTGTACCATCCAATATGGTAGACTTAAGCTAcatgtgactatttaaattttaaaatatttaaggagttcctgctgtggctcagtagttaatgaacctgactagcatccgtaaagacatggtttcgatccctggccccgctcagtgggttaaggatctggagttgctgtgggctgtggtgcaggtcgaaggcgcagctcagatcccatgttgctgtggctctggcataagctggcggctaccGTTCTGtctagatccctaacctgggaacctccatatgccaccagtgcggccctaaaagacaaaaaaaaaaatttaaattaaaaaattaaataaaaatatttaaaactcagCCCTCCCGTTGCACCCGCTACATTTCCAATAGTCATTAGTCTTATGTAGCAACTGACTAACACACTGGACAGATAGGAAACATTTCCCTCAGTGCAAAAACGTCTCTTCAACAGTGCTGTTTCAGAATATAAGCTACTTAAATGACAGGATCTTCATCTATTTTATTCCTGCTATATTTTAGCATCTAAAACAATGTCTGGCACGAAGTACGCgctcaataaatacataatgaaTACTTAGCTGAAGCACTAAAATTTTATCTCAAATATTTAGTGTCATTTACTCTATAGACGATGCTAAGAACACACAAGCGAAAATAAGAatgctccttggagttcccgtcgtggcgcagtggttaaagaatccgactaggaaccatgaggttgcaggttcggtccctgcccttgctcagtgggttaacgatccggcgttgccgtgagctgtggtgtaggttgcagacgcagcttggatcccgcgttgctgtggctctggcgtaggctagtggctacagctccgattcgacccctagcctgcgaacctccatatgccgcgggagcggctctagaaaagacaaaaaaaaaaaaaaagaatgctcctATCCATGAGGAGCTCCCCTTCTGGCAGGATGGGGCTCCACGTGTAACCTACCAGAACACAAAGCAGGCTGTAAGGAGGACTATGATAGATGTGCAAGTACAAATTCCAACTGAGGCACAACTGACAATTCACACAAGAAATTAcaagtttcattttcaaaaaatggaGGATTTCCAAACTTCAGGAGAGCAGGGAAAGAAAAACCTGAATAAAGATATAAAAGTCTGAAGGCCCAAAGTATGTGTAAGGAATGGCAGCAATCATGTTAACCAGTTAGAACATTTGGTACTCAGACGAGGGGAAGGAGAGTTAAGCTAGAAAGGTAAATTGGAGGAAGACTGTAAGGCTCTTAAATGTCACACCAAGAAACCTGATGTTGTTACTATGTGGCAAAAGTAAAGCCTTATAGAGAAATAACCTGAATGCCCAATGTGTCTCTTAGGAAAATAACTCTGGTTGCACCATGGAGGAGAAACCCCTTCATGATCCTGCAGGGCCCAGTCCAGTGGTCTGTACACAGTGAGCATTTGATCTGGCCAAGCATGGATTACTCCAGATATGGAGGTGCCTCCAAATGGTAACTCCcttgaaaatatttctcctaAGAAACAGGCAAACACCATACGCAGCTGCTTTCAAGACCCCGTGCCCCTGCAGCTTACTGTTTTTAAGCCACAAAGTACTATTATTTCCTAGAAGATATGTAATGTATTAAGTGCAATCCAGAATGACAGTTTCTCTAGGATCTAACTTTTCCACTATTAGTAGCACAAGCAATGGGTCAAAGGGTTAAGACTTAAGTAACTTACCTCATTTTAATGTCACAGTTAAATGTGAAACCAAATTTTTCAACAATTGGcttgaaaacctgaaaaaaatcaattaactgTTACTTTACCACCAATACTCActgattcaataaatatttaataaagaaaattgctCTGCACCGAGACAGTAATGAGGAACTACATACAGAAAAAGAGTGACATAAAAATGTGTTAGCCAAGTTTTCAGGAGATGCTGATGCTACTGACCCAGGGACACTTTGGAACCAGTGATCTACGAAGTGCCACAAAGACAGATGTGCTGGGATTATTATTATGACCATCCAGTGAGATCCATTTTGATGGGCCACTGCACTGAATGAACGTCATGgatatggttttgttttctgtgcaaAGTGGAAATGGACAAACAATCCCTGAATacactatttgaaaaataaaaatggtagttCAAAACAGAACTCATTGTAAACTATGAAATACATATTGATACCAAGTTCCTAGGGTAACAAAATAAAGATCATAAACTGAGGTGGGATAAAGAGAGCAGATGGAGAAGAATGTAGGTTTGAGACTGTTTTAATGGTCAGCTCTTCAGTTTTAACCAATCTAGAAGATCATATATCTGAAAGGAAAGACAACGGACAGTGAAAAGatacaattctggagttcccatagtggctcagtggttaatgaatccgactaagaacatgaggtttcgggtttgatccctggcttggctcagtgggttaaggatctggcgttgccgtgaattgtggtgtaggtcacagacatggctcctcggatcccgagttgctgtggctgtggcgtaggccggcagctacagctccaattagacccctagcttgggaacctccatatgctgtggatgcagccctagaaaaggcaaaaagacaaaaaaaaaaaaagaaaaagaaaagatacaattCTAACATCAGCTGAGGTTAACATGGCTTCTGGGGTAAAAgactcatttcttcatttctacctAGTAGGAAATATTCAGTTGATcatgagaaattaaagaattagTGCTATCATCCaatcttcaaaaataatttgaatctGTACAATTGTTCCATTTTTCTCAAGCTGAAGATAGgttattttctgttcattttttgctttataaaaatgttcttataaaagtctgaaaaaataaaaagtgttagttacctctatttttcaaataaagtaaCTAATATGTAGCTAAAATTTAACGTTTAAGATTTAGTTTAACatttaattaacatttaattaaCCAGGACTGTGCAagtctaatgaaaaaaaaaatcagaactcagGATACCTGATCCTAGTGGTTATATACTCGAGTCCAGTATTTCCCAACCACTCTCAATATAAAGCACTCTAAAAAAGGAGggggcacagggagttcccgttgtggcacagtggttaacaaatccaactaggaaccatgaggttgcgggtttgatccctgcccttgttcagtgggttaacgatctggcgttgccgtgagctgtggtgtaggtagcagactcggctcggatccctcgttgctgtggctctggctacagctctgattagacccctagcctgggaaccaccaggtgttgcgggagcggcccaagaaacggcaaaaagacgaaaagacaaaaaaaaaaaaaagaaatgaggggcaAAAAACTGAAGAGCATTCCATCCTgccttctccatttttttataCAGTTGAAACCTCACTGTATATACATtggtttatcctttttttcccatttaatataaTAAACAAAAGCATTTTCCCAGCATAAAATTCCTCctaaaaaatgactacatggcaCGCTAGCAAAATTTATATAACCATTCTCCAAGTTTTCATTATTAcagaattatatattatataacaataaTTACAGTATATAATGCTCTGCTGCAATAACTTTAACATTATCTTTGCTGTACTTTGTAATATTTAATTAGGGTCATTTCCTAGAAGTGAATTACTAGGTAGAAGAGAGATTAACTTTCATTATATATCCCatcaaattgaattttaaaagactgtaCCATCTATTAaaacggcaaaaaaaaatttttaactaaaatCTGAGAGTATCAAGTGCTGGGGAGGATGAAAAAGAGATGAAACTCTCCTACAGTGCTGGTGAAAATTCAAAAcaatgcagccactttggaagccAAAGTAACCTGGCAGTTTCTCATATAGTCACACATAAACTTACTACTACAACTGAGCAACCTCTCTCTAGGtacttacccaagagaaatgaaaacttacactCACACAAAAAACCTGTATGTATTTACAATGACTTTACTTCTAACACTGATGAATGACTAAACAAACTGGTACACCCACATGAGAGATCACCCCTTAGCTTTTACTGCTGATAAAAGCAATATGGGTGAATCTCAAatgtattataaatgaaaaaaaatcagactcgAGAGTTCCAACTCgctaaccacggagccacaacaagaactccagtattttaactcttcttttgagtttttttcctccaaatcatAATCcctgtatttataaaataacataCCTAATAAGCAATATAATGTATATAGTAATTACACTTAAGGTTCTTAAAGAATtcactatgggagttcctgcctttgctcagcggaaacaagtctgactagcatccctgaagacaaagggagttcctttgtggctcaacagttaacgaacccaactaggatccatgaggatgtgggttcaatctctggccttgctcagtgggttaaggatttggcattgccgtgagctgtggtgtaggtggcagactcggcttgaatctcacactgctgtggctctggcaaaggccagcagctacagctctgatacaacctctaatctgggaacctccatatgctgcaggttcgaccctaaaaagattaaaaaaaaaaaaaaaaagaattcactatGAGCACTGTTCTAAGATACAACACACGATCTAAAGTAAACATAACTCCTTACCCGCAATAGAACCTGATACCATGAAGAAATAAACAGGTATGTATACAAAACACCgaggatatttttaaatagagaatGGAGATCCAGAAGAATGTATGAGACCATTTTAGTTTGTCAGCAGCAACAAAAGTCCTTACCATGGCCGTGTAGTCAATCTGTGGTGCCATTTCAGCATTAGTTCCACCTTTCAAACGAAGTTCTGATGGAGAAGCAGCAAAAAGAACACAGGGCATTGACACCTGCATCAAGAGGCACACACTCCTAAGGAGAAGGCAGAATAGGCTTAGCTgcactttctttttaaagcctcAAGAATGAGACAGTACTACACATCACAATTAGCTAAAGCACAGGAAACTGAAAAGACAGGCACATGCTTTCAAGTTTAAAGTTAAACGCCTCAGTGACTGAGTAACATCATGAATCTTAAAGACAATATTTCACAGACCTTAAATGATAAACATATATGGGTTTGAATCCAATACCAAACGCATTAGCTGTGTGATTTCTTTACATTACAACAGGGGGTGGGGTAAAAAACAAagcatcatggagttcccattgtgcctcggcagaaacaaacccaactagtatccacgaggacacgggttcgatccctggccttgctcagtgggttaaggatccagcgttgccatgagctgtagtgtaggtcacagatatggctcagattctgagttgctatggctgtggtataggctggcagctacagctttgattcgacccctagcctggaaacttctatatgctgtgggtatggccccaaaaaacaaaaacaaacaaacaaacaaaaaagatatactTCCTACCATCATGGAATTTATGACAGCACAATACTTACAGAGACTGATAGCTGAATATTTTACATGGAAAAAACTTAAGGAAGTAAtcaagcaaaaaattaaaaaaaaaaaaaaagggagttcctgttggggcacagcagaaatgaatctgactaggaaccatgaggttgccagttcgatccctggcctcgatgtacgttaaggatgtggcgttgccatgagctgtggtgtaagttgcagacacagctctgatcctacattgttgctgtggcctagaggggcagctgtagctccaattcaacccctagcctggaacctccatatgccttgggtgcggccctaattttagcaaaaacaaacaaacaaacagaaaaattcaaagaagtAATCTTTGCTATAATTCACCTCTGCTTGGTCCTCATAGTCAAAAAATGTGAGAAATCACCAGAAACAATTACAGAATACAtaccattttataaaatgaaaccgattgggggggggtctttttagggctggatctgttctttcctctgtgccacaaggggaactccctatctctattttaaaaatgagtaaactaAAGATTCAAAGAGGTTAAGAGGTTAAGTAAGTGGCAGCACCTGTATCTGCATTCAAAGCCCATATTTAAACAGAATGTAAGTGACACATACCCTGCTGTCTTGGTATCTGCGGTGTGGGTTCCGCCTTTGATCTTCTCTGGTGTAAACATTATTTCTGTTGAGCCGATTTCTGCCCCCTCTAGTTGCCCATCACACAAATCTCGAACCATTTCCAGTCCAGATAAATGCTGAGGCCTTCAGGTCATAATACTGCATCAAAACGTGTGCATTCAGACTGCCTATATCCCTACATTTTACGACACATTTATAAAACTGCAATGGCAAGAAAACAGCAAGGTCTAACCAGAGTAAACACTATGTCTTCAGGGTCAGAGCTTCCTTTCTACTTTTTATGTACTTAAACTACCTGTGAGTAGGCATCATTTTTAGGGGTTCCCTTCAGAATAGTTATTTTAGCTATAAACACATGCTGATAATATCATTGCAAATtaccaatggaatactacttagccataaaaaagacaaaataatgccatttgcagtaacatggatgcactacattctaagtgaagtcagaaagagaaagaaaaatgcatatgatatcacttatatatggaatctaaaacacggcacaaatgaacctatctacaaaagagaaacagactcacagatgtaaagaagagacctgtggttgccaaagggaagggggggtggcgtgggatggattgggagttccgggttaataggtgcaaactagtacatttagaatgcataagcaatggggtcctactgtacagcacagggaactatgtgcaatctcttggggtagaacatgatggaagataacaggaggaaaaaaatacacacacacacacacaactgtgacacaacgttgtaaatcaactatactctaataaaaaaatattgctgcaaattAGAAGTGTGCAAAAGAGGAAAACTAATAAAACTACTGAAGTGCCACCAGTCTCATCTGCACTTCAATGAATAATCGGTGGTacctgttatggactgaattttgTTTCCCCAagattcatgtgttgaagccctaacccccaatacCTCAGAAGTAACTATATTTGCAAAcaaggcctttaaagaggtgatcaAGTTAAAAAGGGCAGTTAGCGAGAGCCCTAACCCATTCTCACCTGTGCCCTTGCAAAAAGAGATTAGAACAGAGAGAAACCGGGGTGCACATGCACAGGGGGCTGACCATGGAAAGAGGCAGCAAAAGGGCAGTCATCTccaggccaaggagagaggcctgaaATAGAATCTCCCCTTATAgtcctcagaggaaaccaacctGACCAGCACcctaatcttggacttccagcctacagaactgggagaaaaagcAAATTTCTGTTGTTAGGCCACCTAGTCTGTGGGATTTTGTTATGTCAGCCCAGCAAACTAATAAAATACTTAACACAGCCTCAATGAATTAATTTACCTATTAGTGAAATGGATAGCTGAAAACTACTGCTGTGACAAAGGGAATTCATGTTCACACACATCAGCAACTGCCCTTTAATAATTTCAAAGTGAAGAGTGGATAAAAGACTAAGAGACACTTGATCCATGAGAACAAAACatatacaaaatacaaaggaattGGTCTGGCATCACCCTGGGTCCTCTTCTAACAGGCGCTTATACCTGACACTTAAACTAGTGGCATGCCTAGCTCCCCAGACAGAAGAAACAAGGTCAACGTCAACGTAAATATTCCCTCGCCACAACGGATAATCCTGGTGGCATCCACAGCTTCCTAGAGGTCTGAATAAAACTGGAATGACACATCTCAGGGTCCTTTCCTGCTCTTCTGAGACTAAAATGTGCGATAGCAGAAAATACAATGGTTAAAAAGTGAGGTTTTCTCTGTCTAGACCTTGAGGCTGCTCTGCGCTGATTTACCCTGCCCGCTGCTACGAGGTCTCCCGGTTGCTAGGCACGACCGAGGAGGtggggaaatgttttaaaagataaagagacaacTCTGGCCCAACAGAGAAAACACGGGCTTATTTTGTGAACTTACTCCTTGAGGCTTTCAAGAGCATACAAGCCCAGCTACAGATAACCCCCGGGCACGGCCGGAGCGCTCTTCCCCGGGTCGCTGCGGCCTCAACCCTGGGACCGGGATCTCCCGGCATCCCCGCCGGGCTCCGGATGCCCAGCCCCACCGCGcgctccccatccccaccccacccccaaaccacAGGTCGGCGCCCGCCCCCACCGTCCAGTCCCACCGCTTGTATCCTTCTCTCCCCCAGTGCCCAGCCCGTTGCCAGCCCCTCACCCCTCCAGCCCCAAGACTtgtcctcccagcccctcagTCCCCAGCCCGGCGCCAGCCCTCATCCACCAGTCCCGCGACCCGGCTTCCCAATTACCTCAGGCCGGGCGTGCTGCGGCCGGCTCGAATCTTCTGCACCCGCAAGGGGAGGCCCAGCAGGCAGCTCAAGGCCGTCGACACCCTCAGGATCTGCCCGCCCTGTTgcggagagaagagagagaacatCAGACGGGACCAGGGGGCAGCTCGGGGGCAGCCGCCACCGGCCAGGCCTCCGGCCCCCGCACTCACCCCTTCCATGATGCCGCCGTCCACCTCCACCCGCGGCCCCGCCATGGGAGTCGCCCTGGGGCCTGGCCCGCCGCGACGCAGCCTCGGCCcgagcaggaggaaggggagaagcagGCTCCTGCCCCGCAGCTCCGGAATCTCAGTCTTGACTCGAGGCTGCGGGACGCCGCCGAAAGAGAGAAGACTGACCGGCTGCCCGAACGCCCAGATTAGGGAACGCGAACCGCACCGAGAAGCCGGCAGCCCGCAGACTGCGCGTGCGCGTGCGCGTGCGCGTGCGCGCGGCTGGGCGCAGCGCTTAAAGGGGCGGCGCCCAGAATATTCCCGCGAATTAGAAGCTTTCCCGGAGGAACGCTGGCTGCCACCGGGGAGCTCCGGGACAAGGTAAGAAATGAGTCCCCGGAAGATTTGTACCCTAAGCGCCGCAAACCCCACAGATTACGGAAAGCCTGTTTCAGCTCTAGTTGGATCCTCCAGTTGTCTCGCCGGCTTGTACATCTGTGTTTACCTCGGTTTTCTCCAGGGTCCTGTGGTACCCAGAACTGGAGATTCTTAGAGCTGAAGATGTAAGAAAGGTCCCCATCGGGACTTCCCTGCTGGTCTCGTGGTTAGGACTCTGGGCTTTCACCGCTGTAGTAACTAACATAATTCACCTCAGACCAGGACAGGAACAACAGCCAGCTTCTTGATTCTGCCTGTGGCTCAATCCCTACATTAATTACCAAATAATATTCAAGCCTGTAGATAATCAAAGAAGAGTAAGGTAGTTGCTGGCCCGAAGTTATTGGAAGTAAGTAGGACAAACTAATAAGTAATCAAttataatgtcattctttttctttttttatggcgtCATTCTTCTTGACGATGTACTGTACATATTAGGTAAAGGGGGCAGCGATTAGGATattataaatcatagcaataacAGCCAACACTTATTGAGCGCTTAGCT
It contains:
- the RTCA gene encoding RNA 3'-terminal phosphate cyclase isoform X2, coding for MVRDLCDGQLEGAEIGSTEIMFTPEKIKGGTHTADTKTAGSVCLLMQVSMPCVLFAASPSELRLKGGTNAEMAPQIDYTAMVFKPIVEKFGFTFNCDIKMRGYYPKGGGEVIVRMSPVKQLNPINLTDRGSVTKIYGRAFVAGVLPFKVAKDMAAAAVRCIRKEIRDLYVNIQPVQEPKDQAFGNGSGIIIIAETSTGCLFAGSSLGKRGVNADKVGIEAAEVLLANLRHGGAVDEYLQDQLIIFMALASGISRIKTGPVTLHTQTAIHFAEQLAKAKFTVKKSEDEEDASKDTYIIECQGIGMTNPNL
- the RTCA gene encoding RNA 3'-terminal phosphate cyclase isoform X1, whose amino-acid sequence is MAGPRVEVDGGIMEGGGQILRVSTALSCLLGLPLRVQKIRAGRSTPGLRPQHLSGLEMVRDLCDGQLEGAEIGSTEIMFTPEKIKGGTHTADTKTAGSVCLLMQVSMPCVLFAASPSELRLKGGTNAEMAPQIDYTAMVFKPIVEKFGFTFNCDIKMRGYYPKGGGEVIVRMSPVKQLNPINLTDRGSVTKIYGRAFVAGVLPFKVAKDMAAAAVRCIRKEIRDLYVNIQPVQEPKDQAFGNGSGIIIIAETSTGCLFAGSSLGKRGVNADKVGIEAAEVLLANLRHGGAVDEYLQDQLIIFMALASGISRIKTGPVTLHTQTAIHFAEQLAKAKFTVKKSEDEEDASKDTYIIECQGIGMTNPNL